The stretch of DNA TCAGATCACTGGGCCTCCCAGAAAGTGTAGCTCTGCTCTGTATCCTCGTCCGACGGTCGGGGATAGCGGGATCAGTCATGTCGGGCTCTCCCCGGTTTACCTCTCTGGACTCCTCTGGGACGATCGACGTTTGCTCAAAAACTTGGGGAGCATCGTCTTTGAATACAACTTGGGGCACAGTAGGAACCTCCTGGTTGGCAGCTTCGCGGGTTTGACTTCAGGTGACTGGGCCAAAGGGATGGTGCATGGGACTCCGTCTGCCATTCGTACGTGCATGCCGAGCAGAATATCTTCTGGAGCAATAAGATTGGGGCGGACCAATATAGTTGCCCCGGTATCAAGCAAGCTGGCCATAAGTGTGGTGCCGATGGTCACTGGACAAAGGTGAGTCTGTGATGTGGTGCTCTACCGGATGGGTTACTGTCATCGGGGGTTGCTTCTTTGAGTATGGCTGTCACCCTACTCGGCGCCATCCCCACATAGGCGACCGGGCGTGGATTAATCGGTTGTGGCCTCAGAGCGGGGTTAATCCATTGCGCCGCATTAGGGAAAACTATGTGCCTATGCCGAGCAGGCCGCACCGATATCACTTTCTCTTGTGCTGAAACTCTGTCGGCCATGGAAAACTGGGGTTCAACCTAGTCATCTGATTGGGCCGCTGTTCCTCCACCAGGCAGCTATCTCACATCCCTTGGTTTGGAACACTCGGATGAGACCGGTGGTGGAGGTGAGCGTGAGCCATGAGGAAATCATCAGTCATCTCTGCTTTTTAGTGTGCACCGTGGCTGGCTTGTGGTCCAGGGCCCATTCCTGGACTTCCGTAAGAATTCGAATTAGGAACTGCTCATTAATAAACAGCTTTAGCAGCTCTTTCGTGGTGGTTACTTCACTGCCGGATTCCCATCGTTTCAGGTAGAGTCATACGGGACACAAACTTGATGTGGGTATCCTGGTGCACACGTTAGAGAGACCGGAATATGGATTCAGAAGTTATAGCATACCAGGAGAGGAGGATCTGCTTAAACATTTTAGTCATCGGCCTCCTCCATACAGTATCAATTTCTCAGTGCACTTCGTCCACCATGGGGGACAGAAATGTTACCCAATCTTCCTCATAAAGTTGGTGGATGTGGCAGATCATTTCGAATTACTGCAGATAGCCGTCCACGTCCTCTTTAACCTTGGCAAAATGGAAAACTGCTATGTCAGCCGTGAGGACTGGCTGCCTGCAGACTCCTGACTTCCCAGCAAGGGTTGACGAGGATGGAACCGACCGCGATCAGAACTTCTATTATCTCCCATGGTATGTATAACAGCCATTCTCTTCCGGGGTTGTGCGGGGCAACCTGGTCGCTAAGCTTGCTCACTGAGTTGGATGacctggcagctctgggtcataCTAAGTCATGGAGGGTCTCTGTCTTGGATAGATCTTCCGTGGGTACTCCAACCTTCAGGCATCTGGAGACCAACTCTTCCTGGTCCAGCCACGGTATCGGCTAATCATCTTTGGTCAATTCATGGTCTACTGACCAAGAATATTTCAGCCCTGTGCCTGGCGAACCCACTGCAACCACCAGAAAGTAAGTCTGTCACAGTAGACCAGACTTTTACAGGGATCACAAACACCAGGCAGAATGAGAGCATTAAATAAACTGAGCTTTATTCTGACCGGAGCAAACGGGGAAcaacacaatgcacaaacacGTCAACAATTCACCAGAACAAGAGGTTACGGTGTACTACTAGCTTGCTAGTTGCAGGGAGCTGCTGAAGCGAGTGTACCCTGGATGCCTCCTCATTCCATCTGTTCCAGAGTATCCCAGTACCAGGGATCACTGCCTCTCAGTAAAGTACACAGTTCACTTTTCCAGTTGGCCTATAGTCACCAAGACCAACCATGAATAACGTTTGAGCTCAGATCGACATCGGCTTCTATAGTTTCTCGGCCTCCAACCTATCCGCTGACCCAATCAGAAGCAAAGGGCTCACTTGGGATGGACTAATCAGGCTATGGCCTTGATAACAGCTTCATAGCCCCGTAGGGGTAGACGCCTTGCTGCTGGGGAGAGAACAATGACCCGCTTTTGGAGTATGAACCTCAGCAGCAGGAGGGCTCACCCTTTCCCGCCTCACCATTCACACCATAGACCCgtggtgggcaaccctgtcgccaaacAAAGTGGCGAATTGaccatgaaagtgtggcgaatttgagtttaccagctcccacagtaaaataaactttttcctggCAGTGTGTGCTGGTTTCCGCATTCTGAATGAGTCATTAACGCAGCACAGACATCCAATACTCCCCTCTGCCTTCAGTTGGAGTTTAGACCCGACCTTGAACTGTTATGTTTTATAGGAGCTAAAATTTGTAGTGACGCAAGTAAACGAAAAGCATGGTGTGGCgatttcacttctcattcgccacacctgtggctacattgaaaaataggttgcccacctctgccaTAGATACTCCACCTGGCCCCACACAAAGGCTGGGTATCAGACTTATTGACCATGGTTACTGGCTCAAGCATACAATGAGTCACATAGAAATCACAAATATAAAAACTCCAAGACTACAAAAAACACATATTAGAAAACAACGCAATGGACACGTACTTCAGTCAAGACACAGATACCAGATACTCGCTAGCTGACAAATAAACTAATTAGAGACCAAGACAtggagaaaaataacaaaaaaaatctagAAGCATGGCAACAAGACTTCCGAGGAATTCAAATGATGGAAGATCTAACGATTGGGTATGTCAGAACTTGTAAAATAATTACATCAGAAAACTGGAGAGAAATGCAATTTAAAATAATGCATagggcatacagtatatacccttcgCCAGACAATTACGAATATAGAAGCAGACACAACGAAATGCCCCAAATGCAACCTCCCTAAAGCTAAACCTCAAACACTGTCTCTAGACATGCGTAAAAATTTACACGTTCTGGACACAGGTCCTACAATATATTAAAGAAGTTACGGAAATTAGCTGGGTaagacaccccctccccatgataTTTGCCAATACTGAACCTTGGATAATTAAGATCAACCAAAACAGGGGGGCATTCTCCCAACAGAGATGATTCTCTTGGTAGCTAGAAAAGCCATTATGATCAAATGGTTGGACTCACAAGCACCTAACATAGAACTTATAATATCCCTCTTGGTCAAACTGATCACGATAGGCAGAATATCTACCGCACAAGTAGGAAATAACCAGTATGACAAATTTGATGGAAACTCTTCTCCCCAGCTAGAACAGAATAAATTCAGATGACACCCAAGATAAGATGGTAAACTAAACCGGACGGAAAACCGGATAAAGGAAATAGAAAATAAGGAGAACGTCCTGCatcacaacataacataacaacatGACAGAACAGAGTAAAAACGAAGAGCCTAGTCTAAACAAATATCATAACTAAAAGTAAGAATGGGAGTCATAAGCAAGCTATGATACAAGGTTTTGAGTTAAATGGTCTAGATATTAGATCAAGACCAGCTATAAGAtcggaaagggggggtgggggggaatgggtaTCGCAAATATGTATTGAACTAgcagggaataaaacacaaaagcgcaccgagggtcaagatttaattaaaacatgttagtagtagtaacaataaaaacttacatataagggtaagtacatccagtattaaggtgcaAATCTTGCACCTAGCGCATTTATGATTTCCCACGACTCCCAGTTGGTCCCTTAGATCTTTCTTGGGCTCTTTGTCTGTTCCCTTTAATAGACTAGGGGCAAGGATGGTTTTTAAagtttgtgcttttttaaaaacaacgggTGGTTTCGGGGCAAGGAATTTATTTAAAATTGGATCCAtatgtaaaatgtgccaatgtttggtcaaaatattttttatggagtTATAGGAAGAATTAAATTGTGTCACAAAATATGGTGTctcttgtttgtcttttttatgGTTGACAGGGGGGGAATCGAGTGTGTGAATGTTATCGACTTCTAAGTCAGTGTTTTTACATCCTATGGTTTTGGCATGAATTTGTttactctttttcttttttagtagTAATGAATCCCTATTTTTATTCAGTGCTTTAAGGTAGGATTCGGATATTAATTCCTCCTGATAGCCCTTGTGTCTAAAGCGTTTAATCAGTATTTGTGACTGTTCCATATAGCTATCAACAGTTGCACAATTCCTCCTGATGCGGAGAAATTGGCTATACGGAATATTGTCAATGCACTTCTTTTGATGTCCGCTTTTGGGATGCAAATAGGAATTTACATTAGTGTCTTTAAAGAAAGTTTGGGTAAGAAGAGAGTCTCCCTTAATGGAGATTGATAGGTCCAGGAAGGTAGTATTGTCCTTTTGGACATTGCTAGTAAAGGTGAGATTAAAGTTGTTGTTATTTATTCTATCAACAAAGTTTTTAAATGACGTCTCATCGCCATCCCAGACAACTagtatatcatcaatgtatctcctcCAGAGTTTTAACTGAGGAGGAGATACAGTGATACCCCATATATGCatcgactcccaccatcccatgtaaagATTGGCGAAGGAAGGTGCAAAGcgggtccccatagcagtaccacaGTGTTGTACATAGTAGTcgtgctgaaaaagaaaataattgtgttgcaaAATGAACTCTATGGAATCGTGAATAAAGTGACGCTGTATAGGTGGGAGTGTATCGTGAAGTGCTAGATAGAAATCTATAGCTTCTAATCCACCTTTGTGAGGTATTGATGTGTAAAGTGCCTGTACATCTAAAGTGGCTAGTAAATAGGTGTTCACCCAAGGAAAATCGTGAAGTAGAGTAAGAACCGAGGTAGTGTCTAATAAGTGTGAAGGTAATGTTGGCACAAGAGGTTGTAAAAAAGTGTCTACATATTGGGAAAGGTTCGCTGTGAGAGAGTTAATACCCGATATAATAGGTCGCCCAGGAGGATCAGTGagggatttgtgaatcttgggtaggTGATAAaggatagggatggtgggagcagcGCAAAATAGGTACTCGTATTCTGCCTTACTTAGCACACCAGATTGTCGTGCACTTACAAGTAGTAATTTAAGATCTTCCTGATATTGTTTGGTGGGATCTTTGGATAGTTTCCGATAGGAATTACTATCAGATAACAGCCGTAATGCCTCCCTACAGTAATCAGTCCTGTTTTGGAGGACAATGGCCCCGCCTTTATCTGCCTCACGTATAATGACATCTTGattgttttttaattcttgtaatacTAGTTTTTCTTGTGTAGTTAGGTTATTAGTGTATTTATGTTTCCCATGTTCAATTTGGCACAGTTCTCTAAAATCCTTCTCTACTAATTTATTGAAGATTTCTATATAATGACCACGAGAGTGATAGGGATAAAAGACTGATCGAGGTTTATAGTTCGTATGGTTCACTGGACATTTAGAATGAGCATCCATATATCCCTCATCTGCTAAGTTGGTGAGGTCAACCAACGCAGCTTGTTCTTCTATGGTAAAGCCCTCAATATTTGAACATATATCGAGGGATGCTGCTTCAACACTGTATGGAGCATTCGAAAAATGTCTACCCAGTGTGAGTTTTCGAGTGAATTTTTGAAGATCCACATACAGATCGAAATTCTTAGCTTCACATGTGGGGGCAAATGATAAACCTTTACTTAACAGCATCATAAGTGTATTATCTACAGTGATAGATGATAAATTGTAAATACCGTTGTTAATCAGTGTGATATTGTCTGGGTGGGTTTTTTGCAGGGTTGTAAtgattcctcctctcccccttgttcCCCTTCTGAATTCTCCCTTTTTCTTGATGGTTTTTGTTTGGTCTCTGGTGGATGATTTGGATCCCAGGTTGGTATTGTTTGCCTGACTTGATTCAATCTGGCTAAAAAATCCTCATTTTGTGATTCTGGCAATGTTCCTAAGACCTCATATTTATTAGTCACTGGGATTGGGTTCTCTTTGATATCTTTAATGTTTGGTTGCTGTTGTGTCACTGTACTCCTTGAGTTCCTAGGGGGTTCTCTAGGGTTGTGATCACGTGTGTAGTGATACTTCtggtaatgtttattattttttgatttttgatattTCCAATGACTAGGGTGTCCCATGGGGTGACCCCATGGGGGTTTATATGAAGTGCTGTCTCTATGATGTTGAGGCGTGTGTCTATAATGTTGGTCGTGATGAGGAAAGAAGTGTGGATTGTGTTGATAATAATTGGGGTCTCTGGGTGTTCTGGGTGGTTGTGGATGATATTTGTGAGATTTATGTGGGTTGTTACTTACATTGCACTCTAAATTGGGAGTAGGAACGGGCGTCTTGGGATTATGTGAAGCATCTACTCCttcctgtttcctctgcaccttaatactggatgtacttacccttatatgtaagtttttattgttactactactaacatgttttaattaaatcttgaccctcggtgcgcttttgtgttttattccctgctgttgcccgcgtttggagccatcctgcgacgggacctgtggaggaggggtgccttcacatcacatcagctgcaagagggaagagttgatccactacgagatcctgttaggaagcaagagcgcggtttgactttcttATGTATTGAACTATGTAACATTATAGGATGATCTATGtacatgtaaatacaatatgcttcaatgtaatattttgaaatgtatctgtaaacaccttaataatacttaaaaaaaaaaaaatcacaaatacAGTTTAACACACAGGCACCAAAACACAtacattgtaagctcatctgggaagTGACTGTATCTGTAAAAATTCcaatgtgctgcgtaccgcgcgctatactgtaattgtgaagcgctttgagtcccattgggggaaaagtgctacatgaaataaagtttattatttatACAGATACCTATCTGGGGTTTAGGCATTAACCGACTGGCAAACATTTTGTAGCCTTAAGATAGCCCCTACATAGGACTACCCATCTTCACTGGTACGGGCAACAagcaggcttaacctttaatatactGTGCCACACTGCCCCTACCATCACACACAGAAATTACCAAAAAGAATAATACAAAAGTTAAGTGTTTTGGGGGCCTAAACAATTGCTTAATGCTTAAAACTGCAACAGCCTGTAATGCAGGTCACTCTAGGAAGTAAGACTAACAACATGTGTTTAGTACAAGACTCTTCAACGGCTGCTGTTGCTCCTGGGTATTTGTGGATGCCCCAAATAACAGCTCTTAATGAGATGCACTGCACGTTTCTTTTCATTATTTATACTTTTTTAGTTATCATTTTCTTACACTTGTTAACAAAGACAGTGAAAAAGGATTTAAACCTTTGCTACCTCCTGCTCTTCTGTCTTCAGAGATGTTGATGCAGTTTGCTGGGGGATTGGCAGACTGGTCACTCCCATCCCCACAATTATCAATGCTCTTGGAGTCACAGACTAGGCTGGCTGGTATGCATTTGCCATTGTGGCAATGGAAGTACGGCTCAGCGCTGCATTCCGAGGCGTTGAATCCTGTAATTGGAAACACAGCTAAGCAATTGAAAAATGAATATGCAGCAGAGCTAAATGCCCAAAAAGATGAGTCTGTGTGGGGCAGATAAATGTGTGTGAGTGAGCCAAAATGGGACAGCCTTTTTTGAGGCAAAGGTAAAATGTGGCAGCTGCATAGCCAATTAGTCAATTTACGTTCTTCCCCCTCAAACAGCACCTCCAAATTCATGATGTAATTGCACCGCTGATATGAGGGATCAGTCAATTGTAAGCTTGCTATAGGTGATGCTTTTGTCAATGTAATTATAGTTCTTTTGTATCTTGTTGTCCATTGTATACAGAAAGAATGCCAagcataacatactgtatagagtTTTTACTTCCCACATTAAAGCAGAGTGCAGATTTGCAGCTGGATGTGTTACACCTGCATAGCAAAGGGTGCATATTGTGTTAACCAGTTATGTTCTGAATATATGGGGAAATAGTGGTGCCATTTTATTGCCAGAATGCTCCTGTATTTACAACAGAAATTACGGATATACTGTACCATGGGTAATACATAAGGAAGGCAAAGAGCAATGCAAGAATTCTACACAGATAAAGTGAGATAATGTATTGTAGAAATAGAGGTCTATAagctggcagagagagagaggcactccGTGTCTCTACATCACACACCAAATAATATTGCTCATACCTAATCGGAAAGAGGTGAAGTCACCCACAAAGTCTACTCTGGGTTGCTGGCCTCTGGTGACCAGCCTTAGGGTCAGATAGTTGCCAGTGGACAAGACTGGCCTAGGGATGGTTTTCCCACAGAGCGGGAGCCCTAAAGGCTCAGAGTGCTGGTCTTTGCCATCGTAGAACTGCACATAGGAGCCAGCGTTACATGGGTCATATAAGGTTTCCGGACCCCTCACAGCCGGCCTGGTAGTCTCCAGAGAGGGAGGACCTGGTGCAGTGTTGTTTGTTCCCGGTCCAAATGTCTGACTCTGGATATTAGACATGCGCAGGAGGCTATAGACCAGGAAGAAGCGAAACTGGAACTGGACTTTGTCCTTCACTGCAGCAGCCTGCATGGTCAGCCGACAGTCTGTTCCAATGGAGACAAAGTAGTATTTTCTGGAGTCCCCATGTGAGTTAACAATCATTCCATCTCCTTTGATGGTTTGGCCACAAAAGTCCACTAGATTCACTGCGGAAGGAAGACAAATAAGAGGTACATGTTTGAAATGACAAATAAGAAGTCTACAGAATATCATTGCTACAGAAACTTGAAGGATTTAGACACTAAACTTTAATTCATTCGAGGACTGATAATGGCCTGTAGGAAAATAACTGGAACAAATTCTTGTATGAATACTATAGAGCTAAAAGTAAAAGTGAGATGCCTCAGTCTCCACTGCTTTGGGGAAGTAAGTGTTTGCGCAATCGCATGATAGCATTTACAAGCGATTAAGGCCCCGGATGCCGAAAATTAAAGTATATTTGAGTCAATCAAAATCCACTAAGTCTAAAGTAAACTTTTCTGGCTAAAAATTTGCATTACCAGGAGAAAGGTCAAAGGGTCTATGGGAATCGAAAGATATGTTACATCTTTAATAATAGTTGGATAGTGGTCCAATACTTCTGGACCACTGGACATGACCACAAAATGTGGAGCATGTCCCCTCTTTGTCCActtcccctccagcacaggtctgatGTTGCCGGATAGATCTGCTTCAGATgacttggggtgagataccagtgaTATATAAGCCGGCCTATGAGGATGCTAGTATCATTTATACTGATGGCGGCTAGATGCGCCATGGCGGCTTCCTGGAAgaagatcaccccccccccctctaggcgGACTGTAGAAAAAAGAATAACCGAGGTGATGCGGATGGAAAAAGTTACAGCGTTCCTAAAACATTCCCTCCACCTATTTTCTCTCTCCAGTTTCACTTcttcacggagcagatcacagttatgcctggcagcttgcagtgcatcttcagggctggtcaagggatgtCACTCAATGGTTCTGGCTCCGATttcctggtatggttggttgagggttcctcactgttggcactgaaCAGACACTTATTTGTGttacatgacttctgccttgggccctctggatattcagtcaTCCACGTGActaatcctccattttctctaggctgcagggcatcttggACCCGCCacgggatctgcggacgtgtctgttccttctacGGTAAggaagaaccacttttctttttccgcctttttattTTGGACGACTCCATCCCAACAGGggtactggggtctccgtctttatttgaaacttcagcagcttcattgtATCTGCCAggtttttcttgcagttgcgttagctggcagAAATATTCGGGGTCATAGAGATCTGTTTGCTCGGTGCGTACagagtttaggcacctccaccattcttggggtattttgtgggtgtgactcggtttgggttccccataagagatttCTTCATCCTAATCCATATCCCCATAGGAccagaagggccactcttccgtggggtaggttAATTATAGGAATGCCACatattgtcctccattttggggctatcaggtgtatttttcttcctgacctcaggaggcgctattgcagctgtttccACTGTATTCTCTAGAACCCCAGCTAAAGTTCTACAGGtgggcagcctttacttgcagagtttgtagctctcacaggtgtctctgtagactttttctttactttggtaggttctgaaacatcagcagtactgtgcacacattttttctcaacagtgatactggatgtgcccttgccaagtaaaacttctgtatcttccttgtggccacagcgcattgcttgctgctgcacttgcttggcacattgaaaaaaatattcctctggctgcagccctttttctggggccacatagggatcatcctcatcatccgaaTAAGGCTTGAAGGGACACAGCTCCGTGTGGCTTGGCTCTTTAcatcaggaacacattttcttccacattcttgcagagtctgtatttgacttcagctgggcggtcATGTTAAATTC from Ascaphus truei isolate aAscTru1 chromosome 6, aAscTru1.hap1, whole genome shotgun sequence encodes:
- the LDLRAD2 gene encoding low-density lipoprotein receptor class A domain-containing protein 2 isoform X2; amino-acid sequence: MGNNKGKSLQPLSKLFVLLSFMMPAAYTIETVNLVDFCGQTIKGDGMIVNSHGDSRKYYFVSIGTDCRLTMQAAAVKDKVQFQFRFFLVYSLLRMSNIQSQTFGPGTNNTAPGPPSLETTRPAVRGPETLYDPCNAGSYVQFYDGKDQHSEPLGLPLCGKTIPRPVLSTGNYLTLRLVTRGQQPRVDFVGDFTSFRLGFNASECSAEPYFHCHNGKCIPASLVCDSKSIDNCGDGSDQSANPPANCINISEDRRAGDRQSYTSLLSLYIILGLMVGVALLFWCCWSPGWFIWRISACRFIPCCNSFCASCHLCTRSCVLKDKSRPGKVTPQNTATAVPV
- the LDLRAD2 gene encoding low-density lipoprotein receptor class A domain-containing protein 2 isoform X1, with product MGNNKGKSLQPLSKLFVLLSFMMPAAYTIETVNLVDFCGQTIKGDGMIVNSHGDSRKYYFVSIGTDCRLTMQAAAVKDKVQFQFRFFLVYSLLRMSNIQSQTFGPGTNNTAPGPPSLETTRPAVRGPETLYDPCNAGSYVQFYDGKDQHSEPLGLPLCGKTIPRPVLSTGNYLTLRLVTRGQQPRVDFVGDFTSFRLGFNASECSAEPYFHCHNGKCIPASLVCDSKSIDNCGDGSDQSANPPANCINISEDRRAGGLTGTGTPDEVTSTTTVLEAAASNTSCGTAGTHKFLNPDNVLQHGSASDRQSYTSLLSLYIILGLMVGVALLFWCCWSPGWFIWRISACRFIPCCNSFCASCHLCTRSCVLKDKSRPGKVTPQNTATAVPV